The Sebastes fasciatus isolate fSebFas1 chromosome 13, fSebFas1.pri, whole genome shotgun sequence genome includes a region encoding these proteins:
- the LOC141781111 gene encoding RNA-binding protein with serine-rich domain 1-like, whose product MAPSPTKRKEEEKTKDRGKEKTSTKEGDKERGREKARKRRSASTGTSSRSRSSSTSSSSSGSSSGSSSGSSSSGSSRSGSSSSRSSSSSSSSGSPSPSRRRHDNRRRSRSASKTQKRGDDKERRKRSASPKPTKVHLGRLTRNVTKDHIQEIFSTYGKIKMVDLPMDRINPHLSRGYAYVEFETPDEAQKALKHMDGGQIDGQEISASAVLTQRVRPPPRRPSPPRRMPPPPPMWRRSPPRMRRRSRSPRRRSPVRRRSRSRSPGRRRHRSRSSSNSSR is encoded by the exons AT GGCACCGTCACCCACAAAGcggaaggaggaggaaaagacaAAAGACAGAGGCAAAGAAAAGACTAGTACCAAggaaggagacaaggagagaggacgggagaAAGCGAGGAAACGCCGCAGTGCCTCTACTGGCACCAGCAGCag GTCCAGATCTAGCTCTACTTCGAGCAGCAGCTCTGGTTCGAGCTCGGGTTCCTCAAGTGGATCCAGCTCATCTGGTTCCAGCCGCTCTGGTTCCTCAAGCTCtcgttcctcctcctcttccagctcCTCAGGTTCCCCCAGCCCCAGCCGTAGGCGCCATGACAACCGCCGGCGCTCCCGCTCAGC CTCCAAAACACAGAAGAGGGGAGATGATAAGGAGCGAAGAAAACGAAGCGCAAGCCCCAAACCAACTAAAGTTCACTTAGGGCGGCTGACCAGGAACGTCACCAAG GACCACATCCAGGAGATCTTTTCCACTTATGGAAAAATCAAAATGGTCGACCTGCCGATGGACAGGATCAACCCACATCTGTCCAGGGGCTACGCTTATGTGGAGTTTGAGACTCCTGATGAGGCCCAGAAGGCCCTCAAACACATGGACGGAG GTCAGATTGATGGACAGGAGATCTCTGCATCTGCCGTCCTGACTCAACGAGTCCGTCCTCCACCTCGTAGACCTTCTCCCCCTCGCAGAATGCCCCCACCGCCCCCTATGTGGCGTCGCAGTCCACCACGCATGAGGAGAAG GTCCCGCTCCCCGAGGAGGCGGTCCCCAGTACGTCGCCGCTCACGCTCCAGATCTCCTGGTCGCAGGCGCCACCGCTCTCGTTCCAGCTCTAATTCTTCCAGATAG